The following coding sequences lie in one Propionispora hippei DSM 15287 genomic window:
- the hydG gene encoding [FeFe] hydrogenase H-cluster radical SAM maturase HydG: MIDEKERTSDAFIDDSLICQLLADAKVKARDPGIVKQILAKALGYQGLSAAEAATLLEVNDSDLLEELFAAASTIKEAIYGKRIVLFAPLYIANYCINNCTYCGYRQANHQHRRRLTMDEIRREVEVLESMGHKRLAVEAGEDPLNCSIDYVVEALQAIYSVKSGNGAIRRANVNIAATTIDEYKKLKSAGIGTYILFQETYNRPMYAKLHASGPKTDYNWHTTAMDRAMQAGIDDVGIGVLFGLYDYKYEVTAMLLHAAHLEATYGVGPHTISVPRLRPAPGITLSTFPYLVDDTAFQKIIAVIRLAVPYTGIILSTREDSAFRDILINYGVSQISAGSCTGVGGYQEAYHPDTVPASAAQFEPADNRSPEEIIRMLCEHDFIPSYCTACYRQGRTGDRFMRLAKSGEIQNVCLPNALLTFQEYLLDYATDEQTKASGEKMIQNALATIPQESIRQQTIKRLKEITEGSRDLYF; the protein is encoded by the coding sequence ATGATTGATGAAAAAGAACGGACAAGCGATGCCTTTATTGACGACTCACTGATTTGTCAGCTTTTAGCTGATGCTAAAGTAAAAGCGAGAGATCCCGGCATCGTAAAACAGATTTTAGCCAAAGCGCTCGGTTATCAGGGCTTATCCGCTGCCGAAGCCGCAACCCTTCTTGAAGTAAACGATTCCGACCTGCTGGAAGAATTATTTGCAGCTGCCTCGACCATTAAAGAAGCAATTTACGGAAAACGGATTGTTCTGTTTGCTCCCCTTTACATTGCCAACTACTGTATAAACAACTGTACTTACTGTGGCTATCGCCAGGCAAATCACCAGCATCGCCGCCGGTTGACAATGGATGAGATCAGGCGGGAAGTGGAAGTTTTAGAATCCATGGGACACAAACGGCTGGCGGTAGAAGCCGGTGAAGATCCGCTCAACTGTTCGATTGATTATGTGGTTGAAGCATTACAGGCCATTTATAGCGTTAAGTCCGGCAATGGTGCGATTCGCCGGGCCAATGTGAACATTGCGGCAACAACCATTGACGAATATAAAAAACTTAAGAGCGCAGGCATCGGAACCTATATTCTTTTTCAGGAAACCTACAACCGTCCAATGTACGCCAAGCTTCATGCCAGTGGACCGAAAACCGACTACAATTGGCACACCACGGCGATGGACCGTGCTATGCAGGCAGGTATTGACGATGTCGGCATCGGCGTGCTGTTTGGTTTATATGATTATAAATACGAAGTAACTGCTATGCTTCTGCATGCGGCTCATCTGGAAGCTACCTACGGAGTCGGCCCCCATACGATTTCAGTGCCGCGCCTGCGTCCGGCACCGGGCATTACGCTTTCCACATTCCCCTATCTGGTCGACGACACGGCCTTTCAAAAAATAATAGCTGTAATACGTCTGGCAGTCCCTTACACGGGCATCATTCTTTCTACAAGAGAGGACTCGGCTTTTCGTGACATATTAATTAACTATGGTGTATCCCAAATCAGTGCCGGTTCCTGCACCGGCGTCGGCGGTTATCAGGAAGCTTATCATCCCGATACAGTGCCGGCCAGTGCAGCCCAATTTGAACCGGCCGACAATCGCTCACCGGAGGAAATTATCCGGATGTTATGCGAACATGACTTTATCCCGAGCTATTGTACGGCCTGCTACCGCCAGGGACGCACCGGCGACCGCTTCATGCGTCTGGCCAAAAGCGGCGAAATACAAAATGTCTGTTTGCCCAATGCCTTGCTGACTTTCCAGGAATATTTACTGGATTACGCGACAGATGAACAGACCAAGGCCAGCGGTGAAAAGATGATTCAAAACGCCCTCGCTACCATTCCTCAGGAAAGTATCCGCCAACAGACAATAAAACGCCTGAAGGAAATCACGGAAGGTTCACGTGATTTATACTTTTAA
- the aroF gene encoding 3-deoxy-7-phosphoheptulonate synthase translates to MIIVMNQNATQEEIKKVIDKLTNTGLKAHVSEGSTRTIIGVIGDKKVIAELPVEAMAGVEKTVSVTESYKLVGRDFKQEDTIIDVGGVQIGGRQLTVMAGPCAVESREQLLESAHIVKAAGAQFLRGGAYKPRTSPYAFQGLEKQGLEFLAEAREKTGLKIVTEVVDVESVATVSAYADMLQIGARNMQNFQLLKAVGRTNKPVLLKRGLAATINEWLNAAEYIMSEGNYNVALCERGIRTFEDYTRNTLDLSAVAAVKSISHLPIIVDPSHGTGKWKLVRPMSRAAIAGGADGLMIEVHPDPSRALSDGKQSLTPENFSLVMQEVAQIGAVVGKSLL, encoded by the coding sequence GTGATTATTGTCATGAATCAAAATGCCACGCAAGAGGAAATTAAAAAAGTGATCGACAAACTGACCAATACCGGCCTAAAGGCACATGTATCGGAAGGCTCGACCCGCACGATTATCGGTGTTATCGGCGACAAAAAGGTCATTGCGGAATTACCGGTAGAAGCCATGGCTGGCGTGGAGAAGACTGTGTCAGTGACCGAGTCTTACAAATTGGTTGGCCGTGACTTTAAGCAGGAAGACACAATCATTGATGTTGGTGGTGTACAAATCGGCGGACGACAGCTTACTGTTATGGCCGGTCCCTGCGCCGTGGAGAGTCGTGAACAGCTTTTGGAATCAGCCCATATTGTCAAAGCGGCGGGTGCTCAATTTTTAAGGGGCGGTGCTTACAAACCACGCACCTCACCCTATGCATTTCAGGGCTTGGAAAAACAGGGATTGGAATTTTTGGCAGAGGCCAGAGAAAAAACAGGCCTGAAAATTGTTACCGAAGTGGTGGATGTGGAATCAGTAGCTACCGTGAGCGCCTACGCGGATATGCTGCAGATTGGCGCAAGAAATATGCAAAACTTCCAATTGCTAAAAGCCGTGGGACGGACTAATAAGCCGGTACTCTTAAAACGGGGCCTGGCCGCTACGATTAATGAATGGCTTAATGCAGCGGAATATATCATGAGTGAAGGGAATTACAATGTAGCGCTTTGTGAACGGGGTATCCGGACGTTTGAAGATTATACCCGTAACACATTGGATTTAAGCGCGGTTGCTGCGGTAAAGAGTATCAGCCATTTACCGATTATTGTGGATCCAAGCCACGGAACGGGAAAATGGAAGCTGGTTCGTCCTATGTCTCGCGCCGCGATTGCCGGCGGTGCGGATGGCTTGATGATTGAAGTTCATCCCGATCCCAGCAGGGCTTTGTCCGACGGCAAGCAGTCGCTTACACCGGAGAACTTTTCGCTGGTGATGCAAGAGGTTGCTCAGATTGGGGCTGTGGTAGGTAAATCCTTGCTATGA
- a CDS encoding C40 family peptidase, whose translation MFILHRKMAAILILVLLLSVSTVYAGEAGYRQGERAPEIKNIQLRLKQLGYYRESKNEKLDGYFSAGTTVAVKKYQRNKKLKETGVVDAATYRLLMGRDMPKLDKPGNLPEKTKPIIDTARKLLGVPYRFGGETPTGFDCSGLVQYVFGKNGKRLPRMADEQFKTGSAVELKKLEPGDLVFFSTYEPGASHCGIYLGAQQFIHASSSRGVMVSRLDDVYWKPRYVGARRVLY comes from the coding sequence ATGTTTATTTTACATAGAAAGATGGCAGCTATTTTAATATTGGTGCTGCTGCTGTCAGTTTCAACTGTCTATGCCGGTGAGGCCGGTTATCGGCAAGGTGAGCGGGCGCCGGAAATTAAAAATATACAACTTAGGCTGAAGCAGCTCGGCTATTACCGGGAGAGCAAAAACGAGAAGCTTGACGGGTATTTTTCAGCAGGAACGACGGTTGCCGTGAAAAAGTACCAGAGAAATAAGAAACTAAAAGAAACCGGTGTAGTGGATGCAGCAACCTATCGTCTGTTAATGGGCCGTGATATGCCCAAACTGGACAAGCCGGGAAATCTGCCGGAAAAAACAAAACCAATCATTGATACGGCCAGAAAACTTTTGGGGGTTCCCTATCGATTCGGAGGAGAAACGCCGACAGGTTTTGATTGCTCCGGTTTGGTTCAATATGTGTTTGGTAAGAATGGAAAACGTTTGCCGCGCATGGCGGATGAACAGTTTAAAACGGGCAGCGCAGTGGAATTGAAAAAGCTGGAACCTGGTGATTTAGTGTTTTTTTCTACCTATGAGCCTGGTGCTTCCCATTGCGGTATTTATTTAGGAGCACAACAGTTTATTCATGCCTCTTCCAGCCGGGGCGTTATGGTAAGTCGCCTGGATGACGTGTATTGGAAACCCCGTTACGTGGGGGCCCGGCGTGTTTTGTATTGA
- a CDS encoding M20 metallopeptidase family protein codes for MDDKIGLLVKQYAEKVILLRRHFHKYPEVSGKEFNTQKKIMEELTAIGLRPRKAAGTGVVVEIEGTRPGKTVAVRADMDALKVQDEGTAEYHSVHDGVCHACGHDGHTAMLLGVAQILSEYKEFSGTVRLLFQPTEEEPPSGAMSLIKEGALDGVVSIIGVHLWQALAVGTIGSTYGPMMASPDEFIITVQGRGGHGSMPHQTVDALLAGTQIVLALNTVVSRNVDPMDSAVLSVCSFQSGNVYNVIPDTATIRGTIRTFNSELRQAILFRIEQIVQGIGVATGTTCTFKKGTGCPPVINAPEIVKQGMLAGAEIVGADKVLEIPPVMSGEDFSCYQEKIPGGFFFIGSGNPAKGIIYPQHHPKFDIDEAALSYGTEFLVRTALKLL; via the coding sequence ATGGATGATAAGATCGGTTTACTTGTAAAACAATATGCTGAGAAAGTTATTCTGCTGCGCCGCCATTTTCACAAATATCCGGAGGTCAGCGGAAAAGAGTTCAATACGCAGAAAAAAATTATGGAAGAATTGACGGCTATTGGTCTCCGGCCGCGTAAGGCCGCCGGTACGGGAGTGGTTGTTGAAATTGAAGGAACCAGGCCGGGGAAAACCGTGGCAGTACGGGCGGATATGGACGCTTTGAAAGTTCAGGACGAAGGAACCGCTGAATATCATTCGGTACATGATGGTGTTTGCCATGCCTGCGGCCATGACGGCCACACCGCTATGTTGCTGGGGGTGGCCCAAATTCTGTCGGAATATAAAGAGTTCAGCGGAACCGTACGGCTTTTGTTTCAGCCTACGGAAGAAGAGCCGCCTAGTGGTGCCATGTCTTTAATTAAAGAGGGAGCTCTTGACGGCGTTGTGTCGATTATTGGCGTTCACTTATGGCAGGCCTTGGCAGTCGGAACCATCGGAAGTACCTATGGTCCGATGATGGCATCACCCGATGAATTTATCATTACCGTTCAGGGCCGTGGCGGCCATGGGTCTATGCCGCATCAGACGGTTGATGCCTTATTAGCGGGAACACAGATTGTATTAGCGCTCAATACGGTGGTCAGCCGGAATGTTGACCCGATGGATTCAGCCGTACTTTCCGTATGTTCTTTCCAGTCCGGGAATGTATATAATGTCATTCCCGATACGGCTACGATCAGAGGAACGATACGTACCTTTAATTCGGAGCTGCGGCAGGCTATTCTTTTCCGGATAGAACAAATTGTTCAGGGCATAGGCGTGGCAACGGGAACTACCTGTACCTTTAAAAAAGGAACTGGGTGCCCGCCGGTAATCAACGCGCCGGAGATTGTCAAACAGGGGATGCTGGCTGGTGCCGAGATCGTAGGAGCGGATAAGGTGCTGGAAATACCGCCGGTGATGAGCGGTGAGGATTTTTCCTGTTATCAGGAGAAAATTCCGGGCGGTTTTTTCTTTATCGGGAGTGGGAATCCGGCTAAAGGCATTATTTATCCGCAGCATCATCCGAAATTTGATATTGATGAGGCAGCCTTGTCCTATGGAACGGAATTTTTGGTCAGGACTGCTTTGAAGCTGCTATGA
- a CDS encoding MoaD/ThiS family protein, producing MVIEVRLYAGLKKYAPSSSSGILAVDVSESILVEELLEELEIAASEVGSIKINGNAGSARQTLQDGDRVDLLPASGLIS from the coding sequence ATGGTAATAGAAGTAAGGTTATATGCCGGATTAAAAAAATATGCACCTTCAAGCAGCAGTGGCATATTGGCAGTAGATGTATCGGAAAGTATTCTGGTAGAGGAGCTCTTGGAGGAGTTGGAGATTGCAGCATCGGAAGTCGGCAGTATCAAAATCAATGGCAATGCCGGTAGCGCCAGGCAGACATTGCAAGACGGAGACAGAGTAGATTTATTACCTGCCAGTGGTTTGATCAGCTAA
- a CDS encoding TM1266 family iron-only hydrogenase system putative regulator: MSKRIGVVGIIIEDPKNVAHRANAILSQYSHLITGRMGIPNHKENVGVIALIIEGNTDEVGALTGKLGNLPGVTVKSALTAKTIEKGEK, from the coding sequence ATGTCCAAACGGATTGGTGTTGTCGGCATCATTATTGAAGACCCTAAAAATGTAGCCCACCGGGCTAATGCGATACTCTCACAATATAGTCACCTGATTACCGGCCGCATGGGCATCCCAAACCATAAGGAAAATGTGGGGGTCATCGCACTTATTATCGAAGGAAATACCGACGAAGTCGGCGCTCTGACAGGAAAACTTGGCAATCTTCCCGGCGTAACAGTAAAATCTGCCCTTACTGCAAAAACTATTGAAAAGGGAGAGAAGTAA
- the speD gene encoding adenosylmethionine decarboxylase encodes MEIKSIKKLKLYGFNNLTKTLSFNMYDICYAKTPQHRQKYIEYVDEEYNAERLTGILTEVANIIGANILNIAKQDYDPQGASVTMLISEGKLSSGPTKSITNGLDDPLPDAVVAHLDKSHITVHTYPESHPDKGISTFRADIDVSTCGEISPLKALNYLINSFNSDIAIIDYRVRGFTRDVNGKKFYIDHKINSIQNYISKDTRELYHMIDVNVYQENIFHTKMLLKEFDLDNYLFGTDQKELIPGEKKKIKQRLKKEMAEIFYGKNIPKV; translated from the coding sequence ACATTAAGTTTCAATATGTATGATATCTGCTATGCTAAGACTCCTCAACACCGTCAAAAATACATTGAGTATGTCGATGAAGAATATAATGCGGAGCGTCTTACCGGAATTCTCACCGAAGTGGCCAACATTATCGGTGCCAATATTTTGAATATTGCTAAACAGGATTATGATCCTCAGGGAGCTAGTGTGACCATGCTCATTTCGGAAGGAAAGCTTTCTTCCGGACCAACTAAAAGCATAACAAACGGGCTTGACGATCCTTTGCCGGACGCAGTTGTAGCTCATCTGGATAAAAGCCATATCACGGTACATACCTATCCGGAAAGCCACCCTGACAAAGGGATTAGTACATTTCGTGCAGATATTGATGTATCTACCTGTGGTGAAATTTCGCCACTGAAAGCGTTGAATTATTTAATAAACAGCTTTAATTCGGATATTGCGATTATTGATTACCGGGTTCGCGGCTTTACCCGTGACGTAAACGGTAAAAAGTTTTATATTGATCACAAAATAAATTCGATTCAAAATTATATTTCCAAGGATACCCGTGAACTTTATCATATGATTGATGTCAATGTGTATCAGGAGAATATATTTCATACCAAGATGCTGCTCAAAGAATTTGACTTGGATAATTATTTATTCGGCACTGACCAAAAGGAATTAATTCCCGGCGAAAAGAAGAAAATTAAGCAGCGGCTAAAAAAAGAAATGGCCGAGATTTTTTATGGAAAAAACATCCCTAAAGTATAG
- a CDS encoding prephenate dehydrogenase: MKKLNITIIGMGLIGGSIGLALKEADPDRFFITAVATRTATLELALERKAADRAIVDLTEGVVDADIIFICTPVLQIVPIVEKIAPFLKQGTIITDVGSTKGYIADRINHILPPGVFYVSGHPMAGLEQSGMQAADSHLFINKWYILVPEVSTSTEAVSTVAELIALTGAKITTMKVEDHDRCAAVISHVPHVAAAAMVHLLDFSHDMEESLKLAGGGFRDTTRIASSNADMWSDICLTNPRAITDSLQNLRAILSQVIEDIEEGDRQALHTFFSIAKKRRDALINASL; the protein is encoded by the coding sequence ATGAAGAAATTAAATATCACCATCATTGGCATGGGCCTTATCGGCGGTTCAATAGGGCTGGCATTAAAAGAAGCTGATCCCGACCGGTTTTTCATTACAGCAGTGGCTACCCGTACCGCTACATTGGAGCTGGCTTTAGAACGTAAGGCTGCAGACCGGGCAATTGTCGATTTGACGGAAGGTGTAGTCGATGCCGATATTATTTTTATCTGTACACCGGTGCTGCAAATCGTGCCTATAGTGGAAAAAATAGCACCGTTTTTAAAACAGGGGACTATCATTACGGATGTTGGCAGTACTAAAGGTTATATAGCCGATCGGATCAACCATATTTTGCCGCCAGGTGTTTTCTATGTGAGCGGTCATCCCATGGCCGGTTTGGAGCAAAGTGGTATGCAGGCGGCTGATTCGCACTTGTTTATCAATAAATGGTATATCCTGGTGCCTGAAGTATCCACTTCGACCGAAGCGGTCAGTACAGTAGCCGAGCTTATTGCGCTTACCGGAGCGAAGATTACGACCATGAAGGTCGAAGATCATGATCGCTGTGCGGCGGTGATTAGTCACGTACCCCACGTGGCGGCGGCAGCGATGGTTCATTTGCTGGACTTCTCGCATGATATGGAAGAGAGTCTCAAGCTGGCTGGCGGAGGATTTCGTGATACCACGCGGATTGCTTCTTCCAATGCCGATATGTGGTCGGATATTTGCCTGACAAATCCTCGGGCGATTACGGATAGTCTGCAAAATTTACGGGCTATACTTTCACAGGTTATTGAGGATATTGAGGAAGGCGACAGGCAGGCATTGCATACATTTTTCAGCATTGCCAAGAAAAGACGGGATGCGCTTATTAACGCGTCACTATAG
- the ilvD gene encoding dihydroxy-acid dehydratase: MRSDIVKKGSTRAAHRSLFYAMGYTPEDLNKPLIGVVNAFNEIIPGHIHLRSIAEAVKLGVAAAGGTPLEFPAIGICDGIAMGHQGMKYPLASRELVADSIEAVAMGHAFDGLVLIPNCDKIVPGMLMAAARINIPCVVVSGGPMMAGRYQGKDVSVTQMFEAAGLYEAGKISAEEMDDMEKSACPGCGSCAGLFTANTMNCLTEVLGMGLPGNGTIPAAHFGARKMLAKKAGQVILDLVKRDVKPRDILTKKAFENAIAVDMGIGGSSNTVLHLTAIAHEAEVELPLDLFNEISLKTPYITKLSPAGIHHLQDLNEAGGIPAVMRELSKTGIIHTDALTVDGTIGSRIEQAVTRRPDVIKTIEEPYRKRGGIAILHGNLALDGAVVKESAVAEDMLVFKGPARVFNSEDEAIEAIIGKQVNNGEVVVIRYEGPKGGPGMREMLNPTAVIAGMGLRVALLTDGRFSGATRGACIGHISPEAAEGGAIALVKEGDIISIDIPERKLEVVILEEELARRRDEWSAPEPKVKGGYLARYMRMVTSASTGAVVK; the protein is encoded by the coding sequence ATGCGTAGTGATATTGTAAAAAAAGGGTCCACAAGAGCGGCTCACAGGTCGTTATTCTATGCCATGGGGTATACACCTGAAGATTTGAATAAACCACTGATTGGCGTTGTTAATGCATTTAATGAAATTATTCCGGGGCATATTCACCTGCGTTCCATCGCTGAAGCCGTAAAACTGGGCGTAGCGGCCGCAGGTGGGACTCCCTTGGAGTTTCCGGCTATTGGTATTTGCGATGGGATTGCCATGGGACATCAGGGAATGAAATATCCTTTGGCCAGCAGAGAACTGGTTGCTGATTCCATTGAGGCTGTCGCCATGGGACACGCCTTTGACGGCCTGGTACTTATTCCGAACTGTGATAAAATCGTGCCGGGTATGCTCATGGCTGCAGCACGGATTAATATTCCCTGTGTGGTAGTCAGCGGCGGTCCTATGATGGCCGGGCGCTATCAAGGAAAAGATGTCAGCGTAACGCAAATGTTTGAAGCTGCCGGACTATATGAGGCTGGAAAGATCAGTGCAGAGGAAATGGATGATATGGAAAAGTCTGCCTGTCCTGGCTGTGGCTCCTGTGCCGGCTTGTTTACAGCAAACACGATGAACTGTTTGACAGAAGTGCTGGGAATGGGACTGCCGGGCAATGGAACCATACCCGCCGCTCATTTTGGGGCGCGCAAGATGCTGGCTAAAAAAGCCGGGCAGGTCATCTTGGATTTGGTTAAGCGTGACGTGAAACCCCGTGATATTCTTACCAAAAAGGCTTTTGAAAACGCTATTGCCGTGGATATGGGAATTGGCGGTTCCTCCAATACGGTGCTCCATTTAACAGCCATTGCTCATGAGGCGGAAGTGGAATTGCCGTTGGATTTATTTAATGAGATTAGCTTGAAAACGCCTTATATTACCAAACTAAGCCCGGCCGGTATACATCATTTGCAGGATTTAAACGAAGCTGGGGGGATTCCGGCGGTTATGCGGGAATTATCTAAAACGGGAATCATTCATACCGATGCGTTGACGGTAGATGGAACGATTGGCTCAAGGATTGAACAGGCCGTGACTAGGCGGCCTGATGTCATTAAGACTATTGAGGAACCGTACCGCAAGCGAGGCGGCATTGCCATACTGCACGGTAACTTGGCGTTGGATGGTGCGGTGGTAAAAGAAAGTGCGGTAGCCGAAGATATGCTGGTGTTCAAAGGTCCGGCAAGAGTGTTTAATTCTGAGGATGAAGCCATTGAAGCAATTATCGGCAAACAGGTAAACAATGGGGAAGTGGTGGTAATCCGCTATGAAGGGCCTAAAGGCGGACCCGGGATGCGTGAGATGCTTAACCCCACTGCGGTTATTGCCGGTATGGGACTGCGGGTGGCCTTGCTAACTGACGGGCGTTTCAGCGGCGCAACCAGAGGCGCCTGTATTGGGCACATCTCTCCCGAAGCAGCCGAGGGAGGGGCGATTGCGTTGGTCAAAGAGGGCGATATAATCAGCATTGATATTCCGGAACGGAAACTGGAAGTCGTTATATTGGAAGAGGAACTGGCGCGGCGTCGGGATGAATGGTCGGCACCGGAGCCTAAGGTGAAGGGCGGCTATCTGGCAAGGTACATGAGAATGGTAACTTCGGCCAGCACCGGAGCCGTTGTAAAGTAG
- a CDS encoding YmaF family protein, with protein sequence MADEGRINSVDQDDRHTIHVHTFNTITNVADDHQHIMQAVTGPAREAGNSHVHRVRGRTSFFAGKGDGHWHWFDVVSGPAIDMPDDTHTHYFEGDTSRDCGHCHSFAAVAGLAPDCDDDTDDDTDCDDNHHKSKNKKYREDGLPVEE encoded by the coding sequence ATGGCTGACGAAGGGCGGATTAATTCAGTGGATCAAGACGACAGGCATACGATCCATGTGCATACGTTCAATACCATAACTAATGTGGCTGACGATCATCAACATATTATGCAGGCTGTTACCGGCCCTGCCCGCGAAGCGGGGAATTCTCACGTACACCGCGTGAGAGGACGTACATCCTTTTTTGCAGGCAAGGGCGACGGACACTGGCACTGGTTTGATGTTGTATCAGGACCGGCAATCGATATGCCTGACGATACCCACACCCATTATTTTGAAGGAGACACCAGCCGCGATTGCGGGCATTGTCATAGTTTTGCCGCAGTTGCCGGCTTAGCGCCGGACTGTGATGATGATACTGATGACGATACCGATTGTGATGACAACCATCATAAGAGCAAGAATAAAAAGTATCGTGAGGATGGATTACCGGTAGAAGAATAA